The segment ATCAGACACATAAAATTGTCATCATACCTGTGTCGTTGGCAACAGCTTTTTCGATGACACTCGTACCGATGATAACAAGAGCTTTTGTTAGTGGAGATCAACAGTCTGTTAACCATAATTTAAATCAAGCATTTCAAATATTATTATTTATTACATTACCGGCAACAATAGGATTATCGGTGTTGGCTGAGCCGGTTTACCGCCTGTTTTACGGAACAACAGATTTGGCTTTGGGAACAGAGGTACTGCGTTTATATGCACCAGTTGCGATTCTTTTCTCTCTGTATGCCGTTACTGCCGCAATTCTTCAAGGGATAAACGAGCAGCGATTTACTGTTTTAAGTCTTTTAGTAGGATTATTAGTTAAGCTGAGCTTAAACATGCCGCTAATTGAAAGATGGGAAGCGAATGGGGCTATATTGGCAACAGCATTAGGTTACAGTGCTGCTATCATCATTAATATCTTTGTTATTAAGGTATTTGCACAATATCCGTTTAGGCTTGTGCTGCGAAGAAGTGTGCTTATAATCGGCTTCACGTTTCTAATGTATGTTGTTGCAGAAATAGTGTATAAACTGCTTGGTTTGTTTTTAAAGCCAGAATCAGTTATTGCATCCCTGCTTATGGTCGGAATTGTTGGGATAGCAGGAGGTTTGCTTTATATCTATTTAGCATATCGCTCCAAGCTTGTATACCTATTATTAGGAGAACGGGCAGCATCTATCAAAAGGAAGCTGAGGCTGCCATTTTAATATAAGATGTAAAAGATTAAAGAAACGGATGGCAAGATGAATGAAAAAAATGAGAATTGATAAACTGCTTGCCAATTTAGGATTTGGCAGTAGAAAAGACGTAAAGTCCCTGTTGAAAAGCAAGGCCGTTAAGGTCAATGATGAGGTTATCAAGGATGCGAAGCAGCAGGTTGATCCAGAAAATGATGTTATCACATTACATGGAGACGTGGTGGAATACAAGGAGTTCATCTATTTGATGATGAACAAGCCGCCAGGTGTCATTTCAGCGACAGAGGATACGAGAGAGGAAACGGTCGTTGATCTGCTTGAGATTGAGGATGCTGTCTATAATCCATTTCCTGTTGGAAGGCTGGATAAGGATACGGAGGGACTATTGCTGCTGACAAATGACGGAAAGCTGTCCCACCGTTTACTTTCACCGAAAAAGCATGTGCCGAAAACGTATTTTGCTGTCATTAAAGGGATCGTAACAGAAGAAGATATCGAGTCCTTTAAAAAGGGAGTAATGCTTGATGATGGCTATGTAACAAAGCCAGGTGATCTTGTCATCTTGAAGGCTGGAGAAACGTCGGATATTGAGCTGACTATTTCAGAAGGCAAATTCCATCAAGTTAAAAGGATGTTTGAAAGTGTCGGCAAAAAAGTCATGTACTTAAAACGTATGTCCATGGGACCACTGGAGCTTGACGAAACATTGGAACTTGGAGAGTACAGGGAGCTTACAACAGAAGAAATAGACATGCTTCAACAATATGAAGTAAATGAATAGCAACTGCAACATAAAAAAACGCCAAACACATGTTTTGGCGTTTTTTTATGAATACACGATTTTAGATTAGTATATTTCTCAATAATTAATCTGCTTGTTTGTAAGCTTAAGAAGTCATTTTCACTTTTTTTCTAG is part of the Niallia taxi genome and harbors:
- a CDS encoding pseudouridine synthase; protein product: MRIDKLLANLGFGSRKDVKSLLKSKAVKVNDEVIKDAKQQVDPENDVITLHGDVVEYKEFIYLMMNKPPGVISATEDTREETVVDLLEIEDAVYNPFPVGRLDKDTEGLLLLTNDGKLSHRLLSPKKHVPKTYFAVIKGIVTEEDIESFKKGVMLDDGYVTKPGDLVILKAGETSDIELTISEGKFHQVKRMFESVGKKVMYLKRMSMGPLELDETLELGEYRELTTEEIDMLQQYEVNE